In one Rhopalosiphum padi isolate XX-2018 chromosome 3, ASM2088224v1, whole genome shotgun sequence genomic region, the following are encoded:
- the LOC132925255 gene encoding zinc finger MYM-type protein 1-like, with product MNEKKRKGGAARLREKNKKLLLTAGSNCHSLLSMFSTISEKQKPDNFESDNFAESMKSPATLISNYLNNEEGKFFEKEEINETIVKSTKCDTESKDFKPEVYDLSISKYDSPKQPLLASFPKNKNKRAFNSKLYKHFNWIEYSIVKDQVYCFVCRHFTSTNEPQFERTFLNKGFNCWQKQAESFKYHAKTNYHKLNFEKYTMFLNLKCNKSYSSVASGIIHSRKKEVEDNRQHVYYLLKTTLYLAKQGIPFRGHDESKESSNRGNYIELLNMFCDDNVKLKLESRYGHYTSPEYQNDCIKIIASITRSNIIQQISPIGAFSILVDETKDTSKKEQLSFVIRFVDNEFNVFEKALGCYHMVKCNASALSQEIQKIVIENNLDINKCIAQCYDGASVMSGVFSGVQKRIADVVPQAIFVHCYAHRLNLCLIHSIQNNSIVVNFFDTVQSLYKYLMNGHTRYEIFMKVQEDKNLKAIHLERLVETRWSYWHTSLQKIKMRITEILDVLKVLTVQDDQPAKALGLLKEVSTFRFVLVLHIMEKLLEAIHCLSCELQNPKILLPAAMDLVDLTRKELTTLRSDASYSLLYNKAKTHALSLGITVEEEQERNTRLRRKLQPSKKLEEYYVMSTTGKCESMKSLKVKNFKSEVFYCCIDRFLQQLNERFSEKSKDLFKLFEIFDVTSNNFFNPNCPHLIFFTNHYSYFQFNESKMLSEFPSAKSLILKKNITNLNLSDIISCLKDFPVAFSETLKIISLVLTLPISTASNERFFSSLKRVKSYIRSTMGDERLSDLLVVSVEKEEANKINLNDAVDSFSKLKNRRYPLICFCHHLKPPPYQPKKKMSMLPGNDLDGLQKFWHQQQKS from the exons atgaacgaaaaaaaaagaaaaggagGTGCAGCTCgattaagagaaaaaaataaaaagcttttATTAACAGCTGGTTCAAACTGTCATAGTTTATTAAGTATGTTTTCTACAATATCTGAAAAGCAGAAACCAGATAATTTT gaatCTGATAATTTCGCAGAATCTATGAAGAGTCCTGCCAcacttattagtaattatttgaaCAATGAAGAAGGCAAGTTTTTTGAAAAGGAAGAAATAAATGAGACTATTGTTAAATCAACAAAATGTGACACTGAATCTAAGGATTTTAAACCAGAG GTTTATGATTTATCAATTTCTAAGTATGATAGTCCAAAACAACCATTACTTGCAagttttccaaaaaataaaaataaaagagcgTTCAATTCAAAATTGTACAAACATTTCAATTGGATTGAATATTCAATTGTAAAAGACCAGGtgtattgttttgtttgtaGACATTTTACATCTACTAATGAACCACAATTTGaacgaacatttttaaataaaggatTCAACTGTTGGCAAAAACAAGCAGAATCATTTAAATACCATGCAAAGACTAATTATCATAAGCTAAACTTTGAAAAGTatactatgtttttaaatttaaaatgtaataaaagttaTTCTTCTGTTGCAAGTGGCATAATACATTCTCGAAAGAAAGAAGTTGAAGATAACCGTCAACATGTTTATTACTTATTGAAAACTACTTTATATTTAGCAAAACAAGGCATACCATTCCGAGGACATGATGAGAGTAAAGAATCATCAAACCGTGGAAATTATATTGAACTCTTAAATATGTTTTGTGatgataatgttaaattaaaattagaatccAGATATGGACATTATACATCTCCCGAGTATCAGAacgattgtattaaaattattgcttCTATCACAAGGTCAAACATAATTCAACAAATTTCACCAATTGGTGCCTTTTCTATTCTTGTGGATGAAACTAAAGACACTAGTAAAAAAGAACAGCTGTCATTTGTAATCAGGTTTGTTGACAATgagtttaatgtttttgaaaaagctTTGGGTTGTTACCACATGGTTAAATGTAATGCTTCAGCTCTTAGTCAAGAAATCCAAAAAATTgtgatagaaaataatttggatATCAACAAGTGCATTGCTCAATGTTATGACGGAGCATCGGTTATGAGTGGAGTGTTCTCGGGAGTACAAAAACGAATAGCAGATGTAGTACCACAAGCTATATTTGTGCATTGCTATGCTCACCGCCTGAACCTTTGTTTAATTCATTCAATTCAAAACAACAGTATTgtggttaatttttttgatacagtcCAGTCTTTGTATAAGTACTTAATGAATGGACATACTCGCtatgaaatttttatgaaaGTTCAAGAGGATAAAAACTTAAAAGCAATTCATTTAGAACGACTTGTGGAAACTAGATGGTCTTACTGGCATACttctttacaaaaaataaaaatgcgtaTTACAGAAATATTAGATGTATTGAAAGTTTTAACTGTGCAAGATGATCAACCAGCAAAAGCTTTAGGCTTACTTAAAGAAGTATCAACATTTCGATTTGTGTTAGTATTGCATATTATGGAAAAACTTCTTGAAGCTATTCATTGTTTATCGTGTGAGTTACAAAACCCAAAAATCTTATTACCAGCAGCTATGGATCTAGTCGATTTAACAAGAAAAGAATTAACAACCCTAAGATCAGATGCAAGTTATTCACTATTATATAACAAAGCTAAAACACATGCTTTAAGCCTTGGTATAACAGTGGAGGAGGAACAAGAAAGAAATACTCGTCTTAGAAGAAAACTGCAACCATCTAAGAAACTTgaagaatattatgtaatgagTACTACTGGGAAATGTGAATCAATGAAATCtcttaaagtgaaaaattttaaatctgaagTTTTTTATTGCTGCATTGACAG gttTCTTCAACAGCTGAATGAAAGATTTTCAGAGAAAAGCAAAGATTTGTTTAAGctgtttgaaatttttgatgtaaccagcaataatttttttaatcctaaCTGCCCTCATTTAATATTCTTTACAAACCATTatagttattttcaatttaatgagTCTAAAATGTTATCCGAATTTCCTTCTGCAAAATCCttgattcttaaaaaaaatataaccaatttGAATTTAAGTGACATTATTTCCTGCTTAAAAGATTTTCCAGTTGCTTTTTcagaaacattaaaaataatatctttagtTCTAACTTTACCTATAAGTACAGCTTCTAATGAAAGATTTTTTTCTTCACTTAAGAGAGTCAAGTCTTATATTAGATCAACCATGGGAGATGAACGCTTAAGTGACTTATTGGTGGTTAGTGTGGAGAAAGAAGaggcaaataaaattaatctaaatgatGCTGTagattcattttcaaaattaaaaaatcgaagATATCCGCTAAT ttgtttttgt